The following proteins are co-located in the Tetrapisispora phaffii CBS 4417 chromosome 4, complete genome genome:
- the TPHA0D04590 gene encoding uncharacterized protein (similar to Saccharomyces cerevisiae SLN1 (YIL147C); ancestral locus Anc_5.700), translated as MQLIPKKFWKPPYRISIRAQLTALVSLVAIISLIILAVTAGVYFTANYKNLKTGRLYIAAQLKASQIDQTLNYLYYQCYYLSSGETLQNSLVSYSAGNISSTNWYESSLVLEKFLTSSDLFSVARLYDTNFNIMINATNNASGNYVPESVIDKLFTLSLNISLPSSLETIGICTDPVLNGSNFLMSMSLPIFANPSIILSDSRIYGYLSVIMSAEGLKSVFNDTTALENSEVFVISADYSITTNLEYFNFLFASAYDNADKDYDLHYRIDNDTFVYNGLVNGKGGAVKKTNGFLGTAAAVGYSSCSFSLVNWLAIVAQPEAAFSESATKLERIISGVVVAVAVFVCLLTFPLSHWAVQPLIRLQKATERIAEGRGLRPPQPTVGSSVSRNSSIKWRNSLENHVRSSLGFNANKLSDSGSITANNFKNNTSSSNSITSSHIYGNNNSSHSSMGINPDDDLSSSSQKYKTSANLIEARVPVYWRLLQDELSELTDTFNTMTDALDQHYCLLEERVRARTKQLEAAKIQAESANEAKTVFIANISHELRTPLNGILGMTAISMEEDDVDKIRGNLKLIFRSGELLLHILTELLTFSKNVLQRTKLEKRDFCITEVALQIKSIFGKLAKDQHVKLSIILMPNILRSYVLWGDSNRIIQVVMNLVSNALKFTPVDGNVDVRINLLGEYDEERSKAEDYKKVYVKQGTELPLNISHLKTEENNDISRKSETELNNDENETHTISKDDTADSSIKIGNEDVEISEVDKMGMASLVTTSSKSYDDTALMKQLIKSTDLDDDENKLGVELKEQKTWVISVEVKDTGSGIDPKLQESVFEPFVQGDQALSRQYGGTGLGLSICKQLSTMMNGTMELESEVGVGSKFIFTLPLKQTREISIPDDELFNDEFNAVSKKNRKVKFKFSGSSSAKSIKTRNSIGSSLNNRHSTTSIDSSSSDSDEEDNVRPSSVRLNRPFLQSTGTATSTQNVPTLNAHTDDKSKNKVLNKMDLIYILVAEDNHVNQEVIKRMLKLEGINNIDLARDGQDAFDKTKMLSENNGNYDIIFMDVQMPRLDGLAATKMIREELNYTQPIVALSAFPKEENVKECLDVGMNDFLSKPIKRPDLKIILKKYIEDFQ; from the coding sequence ATGCAACTAATACCGAAAAAGTTTTGGAAGCCACCTTACAGAATAAGTATACGTGCTCAATTAACTGCACTTGTCAGTTTAGTTGCCATTATAtctttgattattttaGCTGTTACGGCTGGTGTTTATTTCACTGCAAactataaaaatttaaaaactgGGAGGTTATATATAGCTGCTCAACTAAAAGCTTCACAGATAGATCAAACCTTGAACTATTTGTATTACCAATGCTACTATCTATCATCAGGAGAGACATTGCAGAACTCGTTGGTTAGTTATTCTGCTGGTAACATCAGCAGTACTAACTGGTATGAATCAAGTCTGGTTCTCGAAAAATTTTTGACTTCATCAGATCTATTCTCTGTTGCAAGACTGTATGATACTAACTTTAATATAATGATCAATGCAACAAATAATGCTTCAGGAAATTACGTCCCAGAAAGCGTtatagataaattattcactttatctttaaatatatcactACCGTCATCGTTGGAAACTATAGGCATATGCACAGATCCAGTATTAAATGGTAGTAATTTTCTAATGTCTATGTCGTTGCCTATTTTTGCTAATCCATCTATCATTTTATCAGACTCTAGAATTTATGGATACTTATCTGTGATTATGTCTGCGGAAGGTTTGAAGAGTGTCTTCAATGATACAACTGCTTTAGAAAACTCAGAGGTGTTTGTTATTTCGGCAGATTATTCCATAACAACAAATTTAGagtattttaattttttatttgccTCTGCTTACGATAATGCAGATAAAGATTACGATCTACATTACAGAATTGATAATGACACATTCGTATATAATGGTTTAGTTAATGGGAAAGGTGGTGCAGTGAAGAAGACTAACGGATTCCTTGGTACAGCTGCTGCGGTTGGTTATTCATCATGTTCATTCTCCTTAGTGAATTGGTTGGCTATTGTTGCTCAACCGGAAGCTGCCTTCTCAGAGTCTGCTACAAAACTAGAGAGAATTATCAGTGGGGTAGTTGTAGCAGTTGCTGTTTTTGTGTGCTTGTTAACATTTCCACTGTCACATTGGGCTGTACAGCCCCTCATCAGATTACAGAAAGCCACCGAGCGTATAGCAGAAGGGAGAGGTTTAAGACCCCCCCAACCTACTGTTGGTTCCAGTGTTAGCAGAAATAGCTCTATTAAATGGAGAAATAGTTTAGAAAATCATGTGAGATCATCGCTTGGTTTTAATGCTAATAAACTTTCTGACAGCGGAAGTATAACAgcaaataatttcaaaaataacaCTTCCTCCTCAAACTCAATCACCAGCAGTCATATAtatggtaataataattctaGTCATTCATCGATGGGAATAAATCCTGATGACGAcctttcttcttcatctcAGAAATATAAAACCTCTGCAAATTTAATCGAAGCAAGAGTTCCTGTTTATTGGAGATTACTACAAGATGAATTATCTGAATTGACAGACACGTTTAACACAATGACAGATGCTTTGGATCAGCATTATTGTCTGCTAGAAGAAAGAGTTAGAGCGAGAACGAAACAATTAGAAGCTGCAAAAATCCAGGCTGAATCGGCTAATGAAGCTAAAACAGTTTTTATTGCAAATATTTCACATGAATTGAGAACGCCATTAAATGGTATACTGGGTATGACTGCTATTTCGATGGAAGAAGATGACGTAGATAAAATTAGGGggaatttaaaattaatttttagATCTGGTGAACTATTATTACATATTTTAACAGAATTACTAACATTCTCAAAGAATGTCTTACAAAGAACCAAGTTAGAGAAAAGAGATTTTTGCATTACAGAAGTGGCCttacaaataaaatcaatttttggTAAACTTGCCAAAGATCAGCATGTCAAActttcaattatattaatgCCTAATATACTACGGTCATATGTTCTATGGGGAGATTCTAATAGAATTATTCAAGTTGTGATGAACTTAGTTTCCAATGCATTAAAATTCACTCCTGTAGATGGTAATGTTGACGTTAGAATAAATCTACTGGGAGAGTATGATGAAGAAAGGAGTAAAGCTGAAGATTATAAAAAGGTTTACGTTAAGCAAGGAACAGAATTACCACTTAATATATCTCATTTAAAAactgaagaaaataatgatatatcGAGGAAATCTGAAACAGAACTAAATAATGACGAAAATGAAACCCATactatttcaaaagatgaCACTGCAGATAGTTCTATTAAAATCGGCAATGAAGATGTGGAAATTTCTGAAGTTGATAAAATGGGAATGGCATCACTTGTTACAACATCTTCTAAATCATATGATGACACTGCATTAATGAAACAACTTATCAAATCGACTGATTTAGATGATGACGAAAACAAATTGGGTGTAGAACTAAAAGAACAGAAGACATGGGTAATTTCTGTAGAAGTGAAAGACACTGGTTCTGGTATTGATCCTAAATTACAAGAATCAGTATTTGAACCATTTGTTCAAGGTGATCAAGCATTGTCGAGACAATATGGTGGTACTGGTTTAGGTTTATCAATTTGTAAGCAGTTATCTACCATGATGAATGGTACAATGGAATTAGAATCTGAAGTAGGTGTTGGTAgcaaatttatatttactcTTCCCTTGAAACAAACAAGAGAAATCAGTATACCtgatgatgaattattcaatgatgaatttaatGCTGTTAGTAAGAAAAATAGAAaagttaaatttaaattttctggTTCAAGCAGTGCTAAAAGtattaaaacaagaaaTTCAATTGGAAGCTCTCTTAACAATAGGCATAGTACTACTTCTATAGATTCATCATCGTCAGACTCggatgaagaagataatgTTCGTCCATCGTCGGTCAGGTTGAATAGACCATTCCTACAAAGTACCGGTACAGCTACATCCACACAGAATGTCCCAACTTTAAATGCTCACACAGATGATAaatctaaaaataaagtacTTAATAAGATGgatttgatttatattttggTAGCAGAAGATAATCACGTAAACCAAGAAGTTATCAAAAGAATGTTAAAACTTGAAGGTATCAACAATATTGACTTGGCTAGGGATGGCCAAGATGCATTTGATAAGACAAAAATGTTATCGGAAAATAATGGAAATtatgatataatatttatggATGTTCAAATGCCAAGACTTGATGGTTTAGCCGCAACAAAAATGATTAGAGAAGAGCTGAATTATACACAGCCTATTGTTGCATTGTCTGCATTCCCAAAAGAGGAAAACGTCAAAGAATGTTTAGATGTTGGTATGAACGACTTTTTGTCAAAACCGATCAAGAGACcagatttaaaaataattttaaaaaaatatatagaggactttcaataa